A single region of the Pontimicrobium sp. SW4 genome encodes:
- a CDS encoding RNA methyltransferase, producing the protein MLSKSEIKLITSLKQKKYRQQYKLFVAEGKKTIIELLQSNLQLHQLYTTTLEFDVLDDLITGISDNELKKISFLKTPNTALAVFKIPNESPIDFSTLIVALDNVRDPGNLGTIIRLCDWFGVKDLLCSLETVDCYNPKVIQATMGSITRVNVSYVDLKQVLEKQEVDVFGAFMDGENIYDTKLTDSGILVLGNEANGICGAIEKLVSKRVSIPRFGELQATESLNVANATAILLSEFKRRFTGM; encoded by the coding sequence ATGCTAAGTAAAAGTGAAATAAAGCTTATAACAAGCTTAAAACAAAAAAAGTACCGTCAGCAATACAAATTATTTGTAGCTGAAGGGAAAAAAACGATTATAGAACTTTTACAATCTAATTTACAATTACATCAGCTATATACAACTACGTTAGAATTTGATGTTTTGGATGATTTGATAACAGGTATTTCAGATAATGAGCTTAAAAAAATCAGCTTTTTAAAAACACCAAATACAGCTTTAGCAGTTTTTAAAATTCCAAACGAATCACCTATCGATTTTAGTACATTAATAGTAGCTTTAGATAATGTTAGAGATCCTGGAAATTTAGGAACAATAATACGTTTGTGTGATTGGTTTGGTGTAAAAGATCTTTTGTGTAGTCTTGAAACAGTAGATTGTTATAATCCAAAAGTAATACAAGCCACAATGGGTTCCATTACAAGGGTAAATGTGAGTTATGTAGATTTAAAACAGGTTTTAGAAAAACAAGAAGTTGATGTTTTTGGTGCATTTATGGATGGCGAAAACATCTATGATACCAAATTGACTGATTCGGGAATTTTAGTTTTAGGTAATGAAGCCAATGGCATTTGTGGTGCTATCGAAAAACTTGTAAGTAAACGTGTTTCTATTCCTCGTTTTGGAGAGTTGCAAGCAACCGAAAGTTTAAATGTTGCAAATGCTACAGCTATTTTATTAAGTGAGTTTAAGCGAAGGTTTACTGGAATGTAA
- a CDS encoding porin family protein has protein sequence MKKILLVLILLIITQTASAQLFSKNKIQNNQNMDKPKWSYGYFLGFNSYDFNFDYHEDLPDIQVLKTVGFSVGLVGNMRINDYLDVRMEPGLFITKRELHYHSSYFNGLSYNDSDLLREVNSTYIHIPLLLKISTKRVNNIKPFIVGGFSTAINLSSNESNPDDNSNGQFRTKNGMLFYEVGGGIDIYLPWFKFTPSIRGVFALNDELVRDVDPDSPWTSNIATMKSRGLFINFTFQ, from the coding sequence ATGAAGAAAATACTTTTAGTTTTAATATTACTAATAATTACGCAAACAGCTTCGGCACAACTCTTTAGTAAAAATAAAATTCAAAATAACCAAAATATGGATAAGCCTAAATGGTCTTACGGTTATTTTTTAGGATTTAATAGTTATGATTTTAATTTTGACTATCATGAAGATTTACCAGACATTCAAGTTTTAAAAACTGTAGGTTTTAGTGTTGGACTTGTTGGCAATATGCGTATTAACGATTACTTAGACGTCCGTATGGAACCTGGTTTATTTATCACCAAACGTGAACTACATTACCATAGTAGCTATTTTAATGGTTTATCTTACAATGATTCTGATCTTTTAAGAGAAGTGAATTCAACTTATATACATATTCCTCTGCTTTTAAAAATATCAACAAAACGCGTCAACAATATTAAACCGTTTATTGTTGGTGGTTTTTCTACTGCTATAAATTTATCAAGCAATGAAAGTAATCCTGACGACAATAGCAATGGGCAATTTAGAACAAAAAACGGTATGCTATTTTATGAAGTTGGTGGTGGAATTGACATTTATTTACCTTGGTTTAAATTTACTCCTTCCATTAGAGGTGTTTTTGCTTTAAATGATGAATTAGTAAGGGACGTAGATCCAGATAGTCCTTGGACAAGCAACATAGCAACTATGAAATCTAGAGGATTGTTTATTAACTTTACATTCCAGTAA
- the ubiE gene encoding bifunctional demethylmenaquinone methyltransferase/2-methoxy-6-polyprenyl-1,4-benzoquinol methylase UbiE encodes MSKKVNPYKNSDLSKKEQVTKMFDTISKEYDGLNRVISFGIDVKWRKKVVAIVAEKQPNIILDIATGTGDLAINLTKTNASKIIGLDISDGMLEVGRQKITKKELNNTIEMVLGDSENLPFDDDTFDAITVAFGVRNFENLEKGLSEILRVLKPQGTFVILETSVPTKFPFKQGYNIYTKGIMPLIGKLFSRDKVAYSYLSESASVFPYGEALNNILRKIGFINAEALPQTFGVATIYKASKQ; translated from the coding sequence ATGTCTAAAAAAGTAAACCCATATAAAAATAGCGATTTAAGCAAGAAAGAGCAGGTTACAAAAATGTTTGACACCATTTCTAAAGAATATGATGGCTTAAATCGTGTAATTTCTTTTGGCATAGATGTAAAGTGGCGTAAAAAAGTAGTAGCAATTGTTGCTGAAAAACAACCTAATATAATACTAGATATTGCTACAGGAACTGGAGATTTGGCAATAAACTTAACTAAAACTAATGCTTCAAAAATAATTGGGCTAGATATTAGCGATGGCATGCTGGAGGTTGGTAGGCAAAAAATCACAAAAAAAGAATTAAATAATACTATTGAAATGGTATTAGGTGATTCCGAGAATTTACCTTTTGATGATGATACTTTCGATGCTATAACTGTTGCTTTTGGAGTACGAAACTTCGAGAATTTAGAAAAAGGATTATCCGAAATTCTTCGAGTATTGAAACCTCAGGGTACTTTTGTGATTTTAGAAACATCGGTTCCTACCAAATTCCCTTTTAAACAAGGATACAACATTTACACTAAAGGAATTATGCCTTTAATTGGTAAATTATTTTCTAGAGACAAAGTTGCTTATTCCTATTTAAGCGAATCGGCATCAGTTTTCCCTTATGGTGAAGCGTTAAACAATATTTTACGTAAAATTGGGTTTATTAATGCGGAAGCACTGCCTCAAACATTTGGTGTGGCAACTATATATAAAGCATCTAAGCAGTAA
- the trkA gene encoding Trk system potassium transporter TrkA, translating to MKIIIAGAGEVGFHLAKLLSYESQEITLIDSKKDSLIYADTHLDIKVVKGDATSIAILKDCRVDNADLFIAVTSSETTNITASVLAKQLGAKQTISRISNTEFIDLKDEVGFTKFGIDELISPESLAAAEIELLLNQSVFSDTYEFENGALTMLGLNLSRTASIVGKSVKDAAKLIPEIHFMPIAIQRFGSHLTIIPRGDTLLKEGDHVVFMTSKGGDEEICKLTGKFKTEIKNVMILGGGKIGSKTARDLTDNKFNIKLIEKNREVAMDLADELPNTLVINGDGRNVELLDEENIEDMDAFISVTGNSETNIMSCLVAHSRGVKKTIALVENMDYFELSHSIGIDTLINKKLLAANNIFRYIRKGEVVAMTKLNNMDAELLEFIVKPESKICDKLIKEIKFPRSAIIGGVIRNDEGVIALGDFKVEAGDRVVVCCLPQSIKKVESFFY from the coding sequence ATGAAGATTATTATTGCTGGAGCTGGTGAAGTGGGATTTCATTTAGCAAAACTTTTATCTTACGAATCTCAAGAAATTACATTAATAGACTCAAAAAAAGATAGCCTTATTTATGCAGATACGCATTTAGATATTAAGGTTGTTAAAGGTGATGCAACATCTATTGCTATTTTAAAAGATTGTAGAGTTGATAATGCCGATTTATTTATAGCAGTAACATCTTCGGAAACCACAAATATCACTGCTAGTGTTTTGGCAAAACAATTGGGGGCAAAACAAACTATTTCAAGAATTTCGAATACAGAGTTTATAGATTTAAAAGATGAAGTAGGGTTTACCAAGTTTGGAATAGATGAATTGATTTCGCCAGAATCTTTGGCAGCAGCCGAGATTGAATTACTTCTCAATCAATCTGTTTTTAGTGATACCTATGAGTTTGAAAATGGTGCTTTAACGATGCTCGGACTCAACCTTTCAAGGACAGCATCTATTGTTGGAAAGTCAGTTAAGGATGCTGCAAAGTTGATACCTGAAATTCATTTTATGCCTATCGCTATCCAACGCTTTGGCTCACATTTAACTATTATTCCAAGAGGAGATACGCTTTTAAAAGAAGGCGATCATGTAGTGTTTATGACCTCAAAAGGTGGTGATGAAGAAATTTGTAAACTCACAGGGAAATTTAAAACCGAAATTAAGAATGTAATGATTCTTGGAGGTGGAAAAATTGGATCGAAAACAGCAAGAGATTTAACCGATAACAAATTCAATATAAAGTTAATAGAGAAGAATAGAGAGGTTGCCATGGATCTTGCTGATGAACTTCCAAACACTTTAGTAATTAATGGGGATGGGCGAAATGTAGAGCTTCTTGATGAAGAAAATATAGAAGACATGGACGCTTTTATTTCGGTTACTGGAAACTCCGAAACAAATATTATGTCATGTCTAGTAGCACATTCTAGAGGTGTTAAGAAAACAATAGCTCTTGTTGAAAATATGGATTATTTTGAGTTGTCTCATTCCATTGGAATAGATACACTTATAAACAAAAAACTCTTAGCGGCAAACAATATATTTAGATACATACGTAAAGGTGAAGTTGTAGCAATGACCAAGCTTAATAATATGGATGCTGAACTGTTAGAGTTTATTGTAAAACCAGAATCAAAGATTTGCGATAAGCTCATAAAGGAGATAAAGTTTCCACGTTCTGCAATTATTGGAGGTGTAATTAGAAATGACGAAGGCGTAATAGCTTTAGGAGATTTTAAAGTAGAAGCAGGAGACAGAGTAGTGGTGTGTTGCTTACCTCAATCAATTAAAAAAGTTGAAAGCTTTTTCTATTAG
- a CDS encoding potassium transporter TrkG, which yields MRLNYKIIFHFLGLLLLFNGGFMLLAAIMSYAYNDGATLSISLSGILVMVIGVIVMLVTKNHEKEMNKREGYIVVTFGWIIMALSGTLPYVLTDSIPSFTNAFFETISGYTTTGSTILNDIESLPEGILFWRSLTHWIGGMGIIVLAIAILPLLGIGGMQLFAAEAPGPSADKLHPRITDTAKRLWLIYFGYTAAETILLQVAGMSFFDAINHSMCTLSTGGFSTKNASLAYWNGQPIIQYIVILFMFLAGTNFVLSYFAFKGRVQKIIQDEEFKLYFKFIVIFTFIASLIIYFNTDITASSIAHPMVWGEGESAVRHALFQVLAIITTTGFVTADFTLWTPFLTVFFFGLMFLGGSAGSTSGGVKVVRHLLMIRNGFMEFKRTLHPNAILPVRYNKKSINEKIIFNILAFFILYMLSFIVGALVFSMLGLDFKSAIGVAASSLGNVGPALGDFGPVNNFYDMPAIGKWWASFLMLIGRLELFTVLILLTPFFWRNR from the coding sequence ATGAGACTTAACTATAAAATAATTTTTCATTTTCTTGGATTACTACTGTTATTTAATGGTGGTTTTATGTTGCTCGCTGCTATTATGAGTTACGCTTATAATGATGGGGCAACACTTAGTATTTCACTATCTGGAATTTTGGTTATGGTTATTGGTGTTATTGTTATGCTTGTTACCAAAAACCATGAGAAGGAGATGAATAAGCGCGAAGGTTACATTGTAGTGACTTTTGGTTGGATTATAATGGCGCTTTCAGGTACGTTACCATATGTTTTAACAGATTCTATCCCAAGTTTTACCAATGCTTTTTTTGAAACCATTTCGGGGTATACAACAACAGGTTCAACCATTTTAAATGATATAGAGTCCTTGCCAGAAGGTATCTTATTTTGGAGAAGTTTAACACATTGGATTGGTGGTATGGGAATTATTGTCCTAGCGATAGCTATATTGCCATTGTTAGGAATTGGTGGTATGCAATTATTTGCAGCTGAAGCACCTGGACCAAGTGCCGATAAATTACACCCAAGAATTACCGATACAGCAAAGCGTTTATGGTTAATATACTTTGGTTATACAGCAGCTGAAACTATATTATTACAAGTTGCTGGAATGTCGTTTTTTGATGCTATTAATCATTCTATGTGTACTTTGTCCACAGGTGGATTCTCAACAAAAAATGCAAGTTTGGCATATTGGAATGGACAACCAATTATACAATACATAGTTATTTTATTTATGTTTTTAGCAGGTACCAATTTTGTGTTAAGCTATTTTGCATTTAAAGGACGTGTTCAAAAAATTATTCAAGATGAAGAGTTTAAATTGTATTTTAAATTCATTGTAATTTTTACTTTCATAGCGTCTCTAATCATTTACTTTAATACAGATATTACAGCATCTTCCATTGCGCATCCAATGGTTTGGGGAGAAGGGGAGAGTGCTGTAAGACATGCATTATTTCAAGTATTAGCAATTATAACCACAACAGGTTTCGTTACTGCCGATTTTACACTTTGGACACCATTTTTAACCGTATTCTTTTTTGGATTGATGTTTTTGGGTGGTTCAGCTGGAAGTACTTCTGGAGGGGTGAAAGTTGTTAGACATTTATTAATGATTCGAAATGGCTTTATGGAGTTTAAACGAACATTACATCCAAATGCTATTCTACCTGTACGTTATAACAAAAAGTCTATTAATGAGAAAATCATATTTAACATTTTAGCATTTTTTATTCTTTACATGCTGTCATTTATAGTTGGCGCATTGGTGTTTTCTATGTTAGGCTTGGATTTTAAATCTGCTATTGGAGTGGCTGCTTCAAGTTTAGGAAATGTTGGTCCTGCACTTGGTGACTTTGGTCCAGTAAATAACTTTTATGATATGCCAGCAATTGGCAAATGGTGGGCTTCTTTCTTAATGCTTATTGGTCGTTTAGAATTGTTTACAGTTCTTATTTTGTTGACACCTTTTTTCTGGAGAAATAGATAA
- a CDS encoding pyridoxal phosphate-dependent aminotransferase, whose product MNLLSERVLKMSTSATLAMAAKARELKAEGKDIISLSLGEPDFNTPDFIKEAAIKAINENYNSYTPVDGYVELKQAIITKFKRDNNLTYTLPQIVVSTGAKQCLANIAATMINPGDEVILPCPYWVSYNDIVKLNEGVPVEVQTVIDNDFKMTASQLEAAITPKTKMLWFSSPCNPSGSVYSKEELRALADVLKNYPDIYIVSDEIYEHINFVGGHASMAQFDDMYNRTITVNGVSKAFAMTGWRIGFIGAPTEIARACNKMQGQITSGANCIAQRAVITAMEADSSSVKYMIDEFKIRRDLVLDLLKDIEGFKTNIPEGAFYVLPDISSYFGKTLRGKTINNATDFSLYLLEEAFVATVTGEAFGNANTIRISYAASQEELKEALKRIKEAVS is encoded by the coding sequence ATGAACCTACTTTCTGAGAGAGTTTTAAAAATGTCTACTTCGGCAACTTTAGCTATGGCAGCTAAAGCAAGAGAATTAAAAGCAGAAGGAAAAGATATTATTAGTTTAAGTTTAGGAGAACCAGACTTTAACACACCCGATTTTATTAAAGAGGCAGCCATTAAAGCTATTAATGAAAACTATAATTCTTATACGCCTGTTGATGGCTATGTAGAGTTAAAACAAGCTATCATTACAAAATTTAAGCGCGACAATAACTTAACGTATACCTTGCCTCAAATTGTAGTTTCTACTGGTGCTAAACAATGTTTAGCCAATATTGCTGCTACAATGATTAATCCAGGAGACGAAGTCATTTTACCCTGTCCTTATTGGGTAAGCTACAATGATATTGTTAAGTTAAATGAAGGTGTTCCTGTAGAAGTACAGACAGTGATTGATAATGATTTTAAAATGACTGCTAGCCAATTGGAAGCAGCCATAACACCTAAAACAAAAATGCTTTGGTTTAGCTCACCATGCAACCCTAGTGGTTCTGTGTATAGTAAGGAAGAACTTAGAGCTTTAGCTGATGTTTTAAAAAACTACCCGGACATTTATATAGTCTCTGACGAAATTTATGAGCATATCAATTTTGTAGGTGGTCATGCAAGTATGGCACAATTTGATGATATGTACAATAGAACCATTACTGTAAATGGTGTCTCCAAAGCATTTGCAATGACTGGTTGGAGAATTGGTTTTATTGGAGCACCAACCGAAATTGCTAGAGCCTGTAATAAAATGCAAGGTCAAATAACAAGTGGTGCCAACTGTATTGCACAACGTGCTGTAATTACTGCTATGGAAGCTGACTCAAGTAGTGTAAAATATATGATTGACGAGTTTAAAATTCGTCGTGATTTAGTCTTAGATCTTTTAAAAGACATAGAAGGATTTAAAACCAATATTCCTGAAGGTGCTTTCTATGTCTTACCAGATATTTCAAGTTACTTCGGAAAAACACTACGAGGAAAAACTATCAATAATGCTACCGATTTCTCATTGTATTTACTAGAGGAAGCTTTTGTAGCTACTGTAACAGGTGAAGCTTTTGGAAATGCTAATACTATTAGAATATCGTATGCTGCATCGCAAGAAGAATTAAAAGAAGCCTTAAAACGTATTAAAGAAGCTGTTAGTTAA